The following proteins are co-located in the Polystyrenella longa genome:
- a CDS encoding VanZ family protein yields the protein MEQNIPLPELRAPWARVCCALLLLMVAWCLLTPNPPQSLDELQDQTLRGDLIIHLSVFSMVSFFILSLCSPAQRANGVKGAISFAIITELLQLFVPNRTCDPYDMIANLMGIAIGFMMVLVWDQLLRRYGRDYLRKRCRSGLLNARDTYVRLRTSGPTSD from the coding sequence ATGGAGCAAAACATTCCCCTGCCAGAACTTCGCGCGCCATGGGCTCGTGTCTGTTGTGCCCTGTTGCTCCTGATGGTTGCCTGGTGCCTGTTAACGCCTAATCCACCGCAAAGTCTGGATGAATTGCAGGATCAGACTCTCAGGGGCGACTTGATTATTCACCTGTCTGTTTTCAGCATGGTTTCGTTTTTTATACTAAGTTTGTGTTCACCGGCGCAGCGGGCGAACGGAGTCAAAGGAGCGATCTCTTTTGCAATTATTACAGAGCTGTTGCAACTTTTCGTTCCCAATCGGACCTGCGACCCGTACGACATGATTGCAAATTTAATGGGCATCGCCATCGGATTCATGATGGTGCTCGTATGGGATCAGCTGTTACGGCGATACGGACGCGACTATCTCCGTAAGCGGTGCCGCTCCGGATTGCTCAATGCTCGTGATACGTATGTTCGCCTGCGGACATCCGGTCCGACTTCCGATTGA